The sequence GACGGTCAAATTCGCGCCTTCAATGTGTTGTTAACGCGGATGCCTGCCAATTACTACAACCGCATCCAGTACCGGTTCTTAGACGCGCTGCGGGCGGTGAATCCCGCTTTAGAAGCGGTCGGCTGCGACTTAATCCGGGAATCAGGACATGTTTGTGTGTTTTACACCTTCGGCAACATTATGGAGTCGGTAGAGTGGGAAAGCCTCGTGCAGCCCATGATTCAAACCGATACGGACTGGGTTCATGGCGGTTATGCGGTAGCCAGTAGTTTGGGATGGGGCCGCTGGGAACTGGTGGAAATCGAAAGCAACCAGTTTTGCCGGGTGGCAATTGACGGTAACTACGAAACCAATTATTTCCTGGCCACCTATCCTAACAGCTCGACCGGTGCTTGTTTCTTTGCCCAGGGAGCTGTACCGGCCATGATGAACATCGTTTACCGGGGTCACATTGCCCAGAAACCAGTTCTCAACGAGACCCTGTATAACAACTTGTTCCGGCGAGCGAATCATTTCCGAGGCCAGGAGGTACGAGCGCGAGAAAAGGGCGACCCCTGGTGTGAATTCACAGCAACGGCTGCTTGAGATATGGAGTTGCACTTACTGCGACGGCGGGAATGCGGCAAGGGGTGGGCCTGGGATGTTGATTTGCCCCGTTCGCTCACCCTCACTGAACTGGCAGACCTGGCTAAGACCTGTGGCGGCACGTATCGCGTCTTTCATACCCTGGTCTGGGTGGAGTTGCCGGGAGGACGGATTGTGGCTTCTACGGTTGCACCCCGGATGACCTTGCGCCTGCGCCAACAGCATGATGCGGTTCTGGCCTATCTCCAAAGCCTGCCCGTCGCTGCGGATTCAGCTTGAGCAGTTGGCAGAAAGTAGCCCCTTTGGGTTAAGCCCGTTACACTGAGAGGAGATTCCACTCCCTAGGTATCCCCATGGCGAATCGGCTGATCCACGCCCAGAGTCTATATCTGCGCAAACACGGTCATAACCCAATTGATTGGTGGCCCTGGGGAGAAGAAGCCATTGCTACGGCTCGCCGCGAAAATAAACCCATTTTTTTGTCCATCGGCTATTCCAGTTGCCACTGGTGCACGGTGATGGAGGGGGAGGCCTTCTCCGACCCCGCTGTGGCCGCCTACCTGAACCAGTATTTTTTGCCGATTAAGGTGGACCGGGAGGAACGCCCCGATATTGACCACATCTATATCCAGGCGGTGCAGTTGATGATTGGCCAGGCGGGTTGGCCCTTGAATGTCTTTCTCGACCCCTATGACCTGGTGCCCTTTTACGGGGGAACGTACTTTCCCTTGACGCCCCGGTTTGGCCGGCCTGGGTTTCTGGAATTGCTGCAAGCGGTGCGCCAATACTACGACCAGCGCAAGGACCAGGTGCAGCAGGTGAAATCGCAAATCCTGGCGTACCTACAATCGCCCAATCAATTGCCAGCGGTGAGTGTACCGGACAAAAGCGCCCTAGAAAACGGCTACCGTAAGGTCACCAGCATCCTGAACTACGAAGGGCCGGGCAATTCGTTCCCGATGATCCCCTACGCTCAAGCGGTGTTGCAAGCCAGCCGGTGGAGTGGACCCTTGACAGCCGACCATCCGGCGGTGCGGCGAGGGATGAATCTGGCGCTGGGGGGCATTTTTGACCAGGTAGCGGGCGGGTGGCATCGCTATACCGTTGACCCGACCTGGACCGTGCCCCACTTTGAGAAGATGCTCTACGACAACGGGCTGATTCTGGAATACCTGAGCAACTTGTGGAGCGCCGGTGTGCAGATGGCTCCCCTGCGGCGGGCAGTCACAAAGACCGTGCAATGGCTGCGGCGGGAAATGCGGGCGGAAGCGGGGTATTTCTATGCAGCGCAGGACGCCGACAGTTTTGTTTCCCCCAGCGATGCCGAGCCAGAAGAGGGAGCCTTTTATGTGTGGCGGTATCAGGAGTTGGCCGCGTTATTAACGCCCGAAGAATTCGACGCCTTGAAGGCTGCCTTCGATGTCAGACCCCAGGGCAATTTTGAGGGCAAAATCGTGTTGCAACGCCTGCATGGACAGGATTTGGACCCGCAGGTGGAATCGGCGTTGACCAAATTGTTTATCCGTCGCTACGGCGCGCCCCCAGAAACCTGTCTCTCGTTCCCGCCCGCTGTAGATGCCCAGCACGCCAAAACTACCCCCTGGCCGGGTCGGATTCCCCCTGTCACCGATACGAAAATGATTGTCGCCTGGAACAGTTTGATGATTTCGGGATTGGCGCGGGCGGCCGTGGTGTTTCAGGAGCCAAGCTATGGCGAACTAGCGATCCAGTGCGCCGATTTCATCCGCCAAAACCAGTGGGTCAACGGCCAGTTTTATCGCTTGAACTACGACGGCCAGGTGGCGGTGATTGCTCAAGCGGAAGATTACGCCCTGTGGATCAAAGCCCTGCTGGATTTGCATCAAATGGCGGTGAGCCTGCTGGGAGGCGAGCGCGCGCCGGAATGGTTAGAGTTGGCGCAAATGTTTCAAAGGGCGTTTGATGCGGAGTATGCCTGTGAAAGCGGGGGTTATTACGCCACGGCGGCAACGGCGAGTGGGGATTTACTGGTGCGGGAACG is a genomic window of Gloeomargarita sp. SKYB120 containing:
- a CDS encoding thioredoxin domain-containing protein gives rise to the protein MANRLIHAQSLYLRKHGHNPIDWWPWGEEAIATARRENKPIFLSIGYSSCHWCTVMEGEAFSDPAVAAYLNQYFLPIKVDREERPDIDHIYIQAVQLMIGQAGWPLNVFLDPYDLVPFYGGTYFPLTPRFGRPGFLELLQAVRQYYDQRKDQVQQVKSQILAYLQSPNQLPAVSVPDKSALENGYRKVTSILNYEGPGNSFPMIPYAQAVLQASRWSGPLTADHPAVRRGMNLALGGIFDQVAGGWHRYTVDPTWTVPHFEKMLYDNGLILEYLSNLWSAGVQMAPLRRAVTKTVQWLRREMRAEAGYFYAAQDADSFVSPSDAEPEEGAFYVWRYQELAALLTPEEFDALKAAFDVRPQGNFEGKIVLQRLHGQDLDPQVESALTKLFIRRYGAPPETCLSFPPAVDAQHAKTTPWPGRIPPVTDTKMIVAWNSLMISGLARAAVVFQEPSYGELAIQCADFIRQNQWVNGQFYRLNYDGQVAVIAQAEDYALWIKALLDLHQMAVSLLGGERAPEWLELAQMFQRAFDAEYACESGGYYATAATASGDLLVRERPCEDNAIPSANGVALTNLVRLALLTGNLSYLERAERGLQAFGQLVQVAPQSCPSLLTALDWFLHPLVVKAQPDVLAAIGSRFFPTTVWQPATEIPGVALVCQGLTCQEPATSLEMALQQLAQYQL